In the Topomyia yanbarensis strain Yona2022 chromosome 3, ASM3024719v1, whole genome shotgun sequence genome, one interval contains:
- the LOC131692364 gene encoding mitochondrial tRNA-specific 2-thiouridylase 1: MFRKIVVGISGGVDSAVTAYLLKNKGYDIHGAFMKNWDLIDESGYCSGEQDWLDAQKLCRQLDIPLQQVNFVKEYWLGVFGSFLADYNTGITPNPDILCNRHIKFNLFFKYAREKMGADAIATGHYAKTNFGPYLENYNDASHVHLLTGVDEIKDQTFFLSQISLDALRYTMFPIGGMTKTAVKRLAADVGLGWFAKKKESMGICFVGKRSFQDFIAEYIESKPGDFVDFNTGKVVGRHKGIHHWTVGQKAKIGGCLRPYYIFQKDVRNNIIYLASGIDNPLLITDMIYLENPVWINKPIELDHDIWRCQFRFQHTKPLVPCSIITTDGRGEKLFVELDVPLTAITPGQYAVFYKDDECFGSARIVKPGPSMIYSQS; this comes from the exons ATGTTCAGAAAAATTGTGGTTGGAATATCTGGAGGTGTGGATAGCGCCGTTACGGcatatttattaaaaaacaaAG GCTATGATATTCACGGAGCATTCATGAAGAACTGGGATCTAATAGACGAATCCGGCTACTGCTCCGGCGAACAGGATTGGCTGGACGCTCAAAAGCTTTGCCGTCAACTGGACATCCCCTTACAACAGGTAAACTTCGTCAAAGAATACTGGCTTGGAGTGTTTGG GAGCTTCTTGGCGGACTACAACACCGGCATCACACCCAATCCGGACATTCTGTGCAACAGGCACATAAAATTCAACCTGTTTTTCAAATATGCTCGTGAAAAGATGGGGGCGGATGCGATAGCCACCGGTCACTATGCTAAAACTAATTTCGGGCCATACCTCGAAAACTACAATGATGCATCCCATGTTCATTTACTAACCGGCGTCGATGAAATCAAAGATCAAACGTTTTTCCTTTCGCAAATCAGTTTGGATGCATTGCGTTACACCATGTTCCCAATCGGTGGTATGACGAAGACAGCGGTCAAGCGCCTAGCAGCTGACGTGGGATTGGGTTGGTTTGCCAAAAAGAAGGAAAGCATGGGGATCTGTTTCGTCGGTAAGCGAAGCTTCCAGGACTTCATAGCGGAGTATATTGAATCAAAACCGGGCGACTTTGTAGATTTCAATACGGGTAAAGTAGTTGGTAGACACAAAGGCATCCACCACTGGACTGTCGGTCAAAAAGCAAAAATCGGGGGTTGTTTGAGGCCTTACTATATTTTCCAAAAGGACGTACGCAATAACATTATTTATTTGGCGTCAGGAATAGACAACCCGCTTCTTATAACCGATATGATATACCTGGAAAACCCCGTATGGATTAATAAGCCGATAGAGCTAGATCATGATATTTGGAGGTGTCAGTTTAGGTTTCAACACACAAAACCATTGGTTCCTTGTAGCATTATCACAACTGACGGTCGAGGAGAAAAACTTTTCGTTGAGTTGGACGTACCGCTCACGGCAATCACCCCCGGTCAGTACGCTGTATTTTACAAAGACGATGAATGTTTTGGAAGTGCAAGAATAGTTAAACCAGGACCATCAATGATTTACAGCCAGAGTTAG